DNA from Labrus bergylta chromosome 3, fLabBer1.1, whole genome shotgun sequence:
AACAAagcaggtggtgtgtgtgtgtgtgtgtgtgtgtttgtatgtttaagCTCAAGAGGGAAATAATCAGACACATTTTTAGAGTCAATAACAAAGTCTTTGGTTTGGCATCTGGCTTACTTAGGTTTAGACAACAACAGCACTCTCATGTgttctgtaaatatgaaacagtggaCAGGGGACATTCAGCTGTTTTAGAACAGTCTGTGatcaagaaaaacaataacTTCACCTGAACCTTATTTCTGCTCAGAAAAAACAATCATGACACAGCGAGCTAACCATTCCCTCACGAAAGAACTTCTTCTAGtgccttgtgtttgttttgtaccttgATTATCCAGCAGCACGTTCTCTGGTTTGAGGTCTCTGTAGATGATCCTCTTCTGGTGGAGGTGCTCCAGACCCTGGATGATCTGAGCGGCATAGAAGCAGGACCGGGGCTCATGAAATCCTGGATTGTCCTCGTCCACATTATAAATGTGATACCTGGTGGAAGAACAGTGAAGCAAGTCTGTTATCGACATTTATTATCTAAAGGTATATTTCTGTGTCTATAtgttacatttttctctctgtcacactggGCTGGGAAACAAGCATTTAGTCTTTTTtatgtatgtaaataaatgGAATCTTGAATATTAAAGACATTGTGGGTAATTCTAGTATGATCGCATCTGGCACCATAACTCACTGATCCTTTATTTAATGCTTCATACAGCGCTGTATTGTCATGAAATACATAATATCAATAAGTCATGGTACTTTATATTTACTTGAGTAGGTCCATTATACAGTATCTTTTACTCCAACTTGTAGACAAATAGGTTACTGCAAAAATATCCACACCCTTCCTTTACATGagggatgaaagggagagatgAGGACTACTCTGATCAGGAATTTTAGAGAGTGAGATCTGACCTCAGGTCTCCTCCGTTCATAATGGTCATGACCAGACACAGCTCTGTTTTTGACTGGAAGGCGTAGGCCAAAGAGACAATGAACCTGCTGTGGACTCGAGCCAGGACCCTCTTCTCCACCATTGCCCCCTGAAGGAGACAGGATTATTCTTTAATGCAGGGCACTAATAAAAAGTGGATATGTtcagtgacatttttaaaagcattaaGGCCCCCTTCATAGTAAAGTCATGACATCCTCCGAGGTAGTTTTGCCGCTCTTTCTGTTTGTCACTGGGATAACATAAACACTACTTGCCCAATTTTGTTTGCAAATTTGTAGAAGGGTTCAGAATGGGCCAAAGACAAACCCATTGCATTGTGCAGAGAATGCTGGTTAGACCCCCAAAggacagctgttgatgttgttgttgatgacaaTATATTAACTGCTCTGCCTGTCAACACCTGTCGattggacttaaagctgtttgtttgcactaactgattttgtttcctcctttctagacttcttcttgtgttgtacttactctctgatgtttgtcacaTTTGATAAAAGGATCTGCTAAATGAAATGTAGGATTGTAGAATCGGGAGCCAggttaaaaacatatttgataatAACTGATCTGCCTCACGGACAAGCCATATCATTGAGCGAATTTGCAAAACTTGCTGTCTAGGCTTCGGTGTCTTTCTAGTTGATTGTGAGAAATAAGCAGAAGATTAGGAAATCCCCTCTATAGCAGCTGTATTCATAAACATGGTAAGATGTGCACTATATAAAGAGATCATAATGTTGTAATGAGGGCACCGATCATATAAGTCAAACGGAAAATTGTCTGCAAAGCTTTGTCTAGACTCTGACTGTAGTTCAGAATAAAGGAATAATGATTGGATTCCTCACCTCGtagcctttcctcttcttcagcCTCTTCTTGTTGAGCTTTTTGCAGGCGTATAGTTTCCCAGTGGCCTTCATTTGACAGGCCGAAACTTCCCCAAAACCGCCTTTCCCCAGTACACGAAATTCCATAAACCAGTCCTCTCCTATGGGCTGCATCTCCAGCCACTTCCACTGCAGAAACCTTTTCAGATACATACTCTCCAGGAAGAAAGTGAAGGGCACTTCCTGCAGAAAGTCCATAACACTGTCCATGGTCTCACAGAAAAGGTGGTCCCCAGCTTCTTGGTACTTCTCTTTGACCTTTGTGACGCTGTTTTCAGGCAGAAAGCAACAGAAATACTTTGCCCCAGGCTCCATGTACCTGGACAAGATCTTGCTGGCTCTTTTGACTCGATCCTCGTCCTCAGCCGTGGTGTATTCCTCAATATCCTTCCACAGGCGGCAGGTGCCTTTATACTCATTGTTGGAGTCCAGAAACTCCTGGAAGAGACGTTTTCCAATTGGCTGCTTCACGCAGACCGCCCTGAAGCCGAGGTCTAAAGTCTCCATCAGGCCTTCGCACGCTGTGATGTGAGGAAGCTTCAGGAGGGAGTGGTACTTCTTGTCTCGGTTGGCTGCAGGGTTGGCAGTGCCATCAAAGCTCCCACGGGCCGAGATGTAGGTAGAGTTGGCTACCACTGTTGTGAGGCCACCAATATCCATGAAGAGACAATCGATAagtgaggaggaagggagggagaaaTAGGTAGAAAAAGAAGGATATACAGGGAAGTAAATGCCTGAAATGTGTGCAGAGAAGACCAGATTGCGAAAGGAAAGTTGCAAAGAAGTAGATTCTAGGTGATGAGaatttcttcctcctctggttCTTCAGTAGCAAAGTTATTAAAATATCTGACCGACAATGACAGTGTTTCCATCGATCACCTTAGAGTCCCATCTCTCCTTCTCATAGTCTACCTGACTCATCACCTTTCCTCAAAGGGATTTGTCCAGTATGTAGGCTAACTCTGTAATGCTTTATCCTATGCTGACCCGCAGCAGTAAAAGAGAAGGGAGTCCACAGGGTGAAGCAAAGACTCTGGAAAAGTGTATGCATGCAGCAGGCTGGTAGTGACAGGAATGCAGGGAAGCAGAGTGATCTACTGTCACAGAGAGAAACGAGAGATGGAAGTTtgcacagtgaaaaaaaaacatcatatctgcagatttgtttctcttcaggccgagaaataaacacaaattctggctaaaaaaacaacaatcattcCAACAACATAGATGGATATAGATAAATTGGGTTTCTTAAAGAGAACCGCTCTGGTAGTCTTGTCATAAGGTAACATTTTACTGCGTTTAAATACTCGTTATAAATCTGAAGTCTCCATGTCACAAGGTTATTCTCTTGGACTTTTCTCAACACAGAACAACAGTTTTCACAGGCTGAGTGATAGTCTGGGCGAGGAAACTTTTCAACCACTGTGGCCAACATTGAGTCCTTAACTTTATTGCAACCAAGttggcttagcttagcatgatgAAAGAAGTTCAAACAACTTGTGCTGCTCCATCCAAAGGTACAACAGTCTGTTTTAATACACCTCTTAAACTTACTCATTAAATTTATTATGCAATAAAAACTTGAACAAAAGACTTTTGCAGTGACTTTCATCAGTCTCCCCTGCCTTTCTCTGATTATACGACACATTACTTCCTATAGAACTACAagttgttgctttatttttgtagttttataacACAAAAGACGAAGTGTAAGTTTGTGAAATTTAAAGATGCTAGCAGGAGAATGTTGTATTTGAAGGAGCCAGGTTAGCGGTTTCCCTGTTGAAAGTCTTGGTGGGTCATTATTGTGTCTGAGGACGACCAGAAACTGTGTGACTTagcattatttgttttttgtttgtaagtCTTATCAACATGTCCTAggaaaatatatgtatataaaaaaacaatcaacataTAATACATTGTGGTAACTTTCAACTCACCTGTAGGGATCAATGAGCAGCTATTTGTCTGTAGATCATCAGTGAACATATTTTAAACCACCATATTTATATCAACCTAACAGAAGAGTTTATCTTGTAAATAAACATCATTTGTAAAAGTTTGCTGATGTGATTATGTCATTAGATTTATAGGCTtaattatgactttaattaATATCTAGAAAATGCATTTCAGACATATACatcatttgaagaaaaaaataattcttatTTATCTTTGGTCTCAACTCTTGTGGATGTTTTCATCTTAAGGTTGTGCTATAATCCATTTATAATAACAGCCACAAAATCAACTGTAAAGCATCTTTAAAAGCAGTAAACTGCTAACATATATATGAAGGTACAGTCTATAGGATGCGTACCTGCCTGGTTATTGTCTACCAAACACTAATAGGATGAAGTCTCTGACAAATGTGCTGACAGCAGAGGTTGTGTGTTATCAGCTTACACGGTCCAGGTGAACTCAGAAgcatactcacacacagacatgtgtcCGCCTCACCTGAagtctgtataaaaaaaaaaaagacgattgtgctgaaaataaaagcttttacgTATGTTTATCACTTTGATTCCCTTCAACGGACCTGTCCATTCATCAGCCTGTCTTTGTTTCAAGATGAATGTGAATCCTGACAAACCTTCACGATACCATTGATCAAAGGTCAGATGTCTTTAGTGGCAGTATCAAGAAGTGGTCACTATATGattttattcaaatttaaattttgACAACTTTTTTGGTTCGTTAAATCCTGAATACCTCACCCACTCGGAGCTTTTAAACCCTTAGGGAACCTTTGTTTGAAAGTCCTTCTTTAGTTGTCCATGATTTAAGTGGAGTTAAGAGGGAGGGCCGGGCACATGTGAAGGAAAGGCTGGAGAAAACTGATAAAAAGTTTAAGCTGACAGAGGGAAGCCAAGAAACTGTCAGTGAGAGTTCAGTGATATTCATGATACACGGACGGGACAGAAGCCTAGCTCAATGAAAAGTATAAATTGGGTTTCTTGAGGCTATGAGAGGTGTGCAATAACTTCATGTTGCAATACTGTATTATCCGTGTGTGCCActttgttgacatgttgtttcttttgttaatTGATTTTGTTGTTAATTAAATCTACTTTGAAAACAGATAAACTTGAATGTGTGCAGCGTTCAAGTAAAGGGAACAACTGTCCATATGTAAGAGGAAATAAGGTTTTCATAAGTAGTATCAGATTGTTACTACGATTTTACCGTTTAGTTTACTTCAattaatccattttttttaatgaccaaaCAAATGGTCTTTTAAGAACTGAGGAAAACCAGGAAGACTTGAATGTGTCAGTGTATTTTTAATAAGGacatttcaaaaaacaaatgaacattgTGATGGAAACAGTGTTTCTTTGTGCATGGAGGCCTCAGTCATGGCCACCAACAGGAAGTATGTAAACTCATCCACTAcagaaagtaaataaaaaatatcccTCAGTgttgacaaactgcaggaaaaATATGAAGTatgaaaaaattaaacaaatgtagCTACATACATACATAGCACATTatgaaagaaaagacaaagacatgaGAAGCTCTCTCACACTCCTCAGAGTCTTGCTTTAGTGCAGAGCAGGCACTTCAGTTTAACATTCAATGGTAGGTAGTGCATGAATTTCAGTAAAAGTGTGATTTGGGGCGCAGATGACCTGGTGGTCCCGCCCATCACCCacctgttactgcagggggctttggaagcccattgatggcggtcaccatgctggaaatcctgcctcaccctaactttcagtcagttTAACagcaggctaagagctggagcggAGGCGGGTCTTAAACTTCCTGACCAACACCTACACCACGcctgcctgtcaatcatgtcagctgcaCGCCTCATTGTGAATAACGCttatccttcattaaatcaaaacagaagatttatcaaaaatgttccccctgtacagtgtgtgacGGTCGtgactaatcagaccaatttggttttttgaaccacgctgtaaacatgttcatttctgctgtaaaaaacgGCTTTTTTGTAGCCAGTGAACTGCAGAATTTtacacttcatttttcaacaccagacaTTGCCGCTCGAACACGCCCTAATGTACGAAGGCTGTAGTCTTTcaagcgggaggcccgggttcaagtccgacctttggctcctttccccgcTCTCTCCCGATGTCCCACTCTATCCTCTctcctatcaaataaagactaaaaacccccccctcccaaaaaaatattaaatatttcagtttctTCATTTTCTACATTATACTAATGTGTGCAACACTAGAGACGATCTAAAACTCTTACAAGAATGGAGAGCACTTAAAGACATCTCATTCAAGTCTCTATACAAGGAACTATTGTAGTATTTAGTGTAAGTGTAATCACAGCTAAATTCATAGTAGACTACTATTACAATAAGCTTCAAGATACCAGCTTCCAGATACAGCACAAAATCTGTAGTCAGAGAAACGTGACATaatgtgatgaaatatttgAGACATGAAGACAATCTAAATCAAACAGAGATGTTCCTTGTTAACAAAATCCACACATTTTCCTCAAAAATGAGAAAGACACAAAGTAATAAGTTGACTCACATTTGGTCTCTGTGATTcttaacagaaagaaaaacctgGGGTTCAAAGTGCAGGCACACttaatggaaaacaaaaaattcAGAGATAGTTTTTTCATGGTGCATGAAATAGTGCATTCAAAGCATAAACAAATGGAATGATTTTGAGTCCTTGTGCTATTCTATGTAGCTGTCAAACCGTGGTGTTTCTATCAAGGACTCGATCTAGCCTTTAAGACGGTTTGAGTTTCGCCAACAGAGAGAAGGGTTTCAGTTTCCTTTAACATATAACACCTCATAAAGTATTGTGTACTGGTACAAGCAAATACATACTAGAaaaggagtcttttttttttttagaagtgttCAAATGGGAACTGTTTACCCAGAGCCGGTCATGCTCTTGTCATGTGACCATTTTGCGTTCAGCCCGGGGAACGAATCTCTGCGTGGTGACTCTCCACAGCACTGGTGCCAGCAGCAAACTGAGTGTGGTGACACTGAGAACCAGCAGGTACACCTGAGGtcagagagagtgacagataaaaaaaaaaacaaatctgacaaaaaGTCATTTCTAGTTGTAATTATTTTATCAATTTCTTTGGGTTATGTTTGCATGTCTTTGACAAAAGCCCACTTCAAATGTGTATCATTATAATCAACTGACTGAAGAATAACtgacagattcataaaaaaaaagtgagtcagAATAGGcagtaagttaaaaaaaatacaacacttctacatcactacatcactgACCTCTCTAGATATGATGCCAGCCCGACGCGCTCGGCTACCCAGGACGAAGGAGAACTCGCTGACCTGAGCCAGACCAGCTGAGACCACCCAGCGTATGTGTTGAGAGCCTGGAGGCAGGATCACTGACAGCACCAGTACTGCCATCACGAACTAGGAGgaacagaggagacagaaggagagactgAGAAAGTGGTAATTACAGGAGAGCTGGAGAAGGAAAATGATCGCTGAGAGT
Protein-coding regions in this window:
- the grk1a gene encoding rhodopsin kinase GRK1, encoding MDIGGLTTVVANSTYISARGSFDGTANPAANRDKKYHSLLKLPHITACEGLMETLDLGFRAVCVKQPIGKRLFQEFLDSNNEYKGTCRLWKDIEEYTTAEDEDRVKRASKILSRYMEPGAKYFCCFLPENSVTKVKEKYQEAGDHLFCETMDSVMDFLQEVPFTFFLESMYLKRFLQWKWLEMQPIGEDWFMEFRVLGKGGFGEVSACQMKATGKLYACKKLNKKRLKKRKGYEGAMVEKRVLARVHSRFIVSLAYAFQSKTELCLVMTIMNGGDLRYHIYNVDEDNPGFHEPRSCFYAAQIIQGLEHLHQKRIIYRDLKPENVLLDNQGNVRISDLGLAVELADDQMKTKGYAGTPGFMAPELLRGEEYDFSVDYFTLGVTLYEFMAAKGPFRTRGEKVENKVVKKRTLNDPVFFPEKFSESARSICEGLLFKDVDKRLGFKNGSCDELREHPFFIEINWRKLSSGILTPPFVPDSKTVYAKNIDNVGAFSTVKGVQLEDKDSKFFNEFASGNISIPWQEEMIEMGIYSELNIWGPGGTLPNDLRRESILEQKAKSSTCTLS